Proteins encoded within one genomic window of Rhipicephalus microplus isolate Deutch F79 unplaced genomic scaffold, USDA_Rmic scaffold_16, whole genome shotgun sequence:
- the LOC142784971 gene encoding uncharacterized protein LOC142784971 isoform X4: MPGITRCHLDPNGFEKMRVSYAFQLFGTKFLQAFHLYKDKLEATLGRMDVTQEFFSKIHQLIRVMTSRFPAEALRPCSSETAVLQDFLSYLKAWEQHTKGGGGAIYQVRHKVRQCTASSQPTTHGGRTAWLQLRFQCKAYVGLNKCTYRLRFPCSTTSSEKTHN; this comes from the exons ATGCCGGGCATAACACGGTGTCACCTGGATCCTAATGGATTTGAGAAGATGAGGGTCAGCTATGCTTTCCAGCTTTTTGGGACAAAATTCCTCCAAGCTTTCCACCTATACAAAGACAAGTTGGAAGCAACACTTGGAAGGATGGATGTAACACAAGAGTTCTTCAG CAAAATCCACCAGCTCATAAGAGTGATGACATCGCGGTTCCCTGCTGAAGCCCTCAGACCGTGTTCATCAGAAACAGCAGTGCTGCAGGATTTTCTGTCCTACCTCAAAGCATGGGAGCAGCATACGAAAG gtggtggtggcgccatctaccaggtgagacataaaGTGCGTCAGTGCACGGCCTCCAGTCAGCCCACTACCCACGGAGGAAGGACAGCCTGGCTTCAGCTTCGCTTTCAATGTAAGGCTTATGTCGGCTTGAACAAGTGCACCTACCGATTGCGATTCCCTTGCTCGACTACGTCGAGTGAGAAGACACACAactga
- the LOC142784971 gene encoding uncharacterized protein LOC142784971 isoform X1, which yields MVHLISLQVDIQHVREAHKIDSSNVTLKVMPGITRCHLDPNGFEKMRVSYAFQLFGTKFLQAFHLYKDKLEATLGRMDVTQEFFSKIHQLIRVMTSRFPAEALRPCSSETAVLQDFLSYLKAWEQHTKGGGGAIYQVRHKVRQCTASSQPTTHGGRTAWLQLRFQCKAYVGLNKCTYRLRFPCSTTSSEKTHN from the exons ATGGTCCACTTAATTTCATTGCAGGTTGATATCCAACATGTAAGGGAAGCTCACAAAATAGACTCCTCCAACGTGACCCTTAAAGTGATGCCGGGCATAACACGGTGTCACCTGGATCCTAATGGATTTGAGAAGATGAGGGTCAGCTATGCTTTCCAGCTTTTTGGGACAAAATTCCTCCAAGCTTTCCACCTATACAAAGACAAGTTGGAAGCAACACTTGGAAGGATGGATGTAACACAAGAGTTCTTCAG CAAAATCCACCAGCTCATAAGAGTGATGACATCGCGGTTCCCTGCTGAAGCCCTCAGACCGTGTTCATCAGAAACAGCAGTGCTGCAGGATTTTCTGTCCTACCTCAAAGCATGGGAGCAGCATACGAAAG gtggtggtggcgccatctaccaggtgagacataaaGTGCGTCAGTGCACGGCCTCCAGTCAGCCCACTACCCACGGAGGAAGGACAGCCTGGCTTCAGCTTCGCTTTCAATGTAAGGCTTATGTCGGCTTGAACAAGTGCACCTACCGATTGCGATTCCCTTGCTCGACTACGTCGAGTGAGAAGACACACAactga
- the LOC142784971 gene encoding uncharacterized protein LOC142784971 isoform X3, whose protein sequence is MVHLISLQVDIQHVREAHKIDSSNVTLKVMPGITRCHLDPNGFEKMRVSYAFQLFGTKFLQAFHLYKDKLEATLGRMDVTQEFFSKIHQLIRVMTSRFPAEALRPCSSETAVLQDFLSYLKAWEQHTKGGGGAIYQVRHKVRQCTASSQPTTHGGRTAWLQLRFQLGREVSL, encoded by the exons ATGGTCCACTTAATTTCATTGCAGGTTGATATCCAACATGTAAGGGAAGCTCACAAAATAGACTCCTCCAACGTGACCCTTAAAGTGATGCCGGGCATAACACGGTGTCACCTGGATCCTAATGGATTTGAGAAGATGAGGGTCAGCTATGCTTTCCAGCTTTTTGGGACAAAATTCCTCCAAGCTTTCCACCTATACAAAGACAAGTTGGAAGCAACACTTGGAAGGATGGATGTAACACAAGAGTTCTTCAG CAAAATCCACCAGCTCATAAGAGTGATGACATCGCGGTTCCCTGCTGAAGCCCTCAGACCGTGTTCATCAGAAACAGCAGTGCTGCAGGATTTTCTGTCCTACCTCAAAGCATGGGAGCAGCATACGAAAG gtggtggtggcgccatctaccaggtgagacataaaGTGCGTCAGTGCACGGCCTCCAGTCAGCCCACTACCCACGGAGGAAGGACAGCCTGGCTTCAGCTTCGCTTTCAAT